The sequence TATTTACTGTGTTAAGCGGTGAAATGTCTATTGATAAGCTCAAACATAAATTAGGTTTAATTGCCCATCGTGATGTGGTGAAATACATTTCAACGGCTAATTTTGCACCATTAAAACCATCAACCATTAAACGCAGACGTAAACAGTCTAATCGTCCATTGGTTGATACTGGCAATTTACGCAATTCATTAAGTTTTGAAGTGGAGTAAAAATGTATATCTCTCGTGATGATTTAATGACCTTGTTTGGTGAAAGTGAAATCATCAAACTGGAGCGAAATATCAGTTTTGATAATGGCATTGAAGCCACAGAACAAGTGATTAAAAACGCAACGGAAGAGACCAACGGCTATTTGGCAGTGCGTTACAACTTGCCATTGGGGAGCGTACCTGAACGCTTAAAACAATGTGTAGCGGTGATTGCACGTTATCGACTGTATAAAAACAAAGCCCCTGAACAGGTGCAATGGGATTATGAACAAGAAATAAAGTGGCTCAATCAAATTGCAAGCGGTAAAGTCATGTTGATGTTGGGTGATGACAATCCAGAACCGAAACCACAAGCATTTTCATTGAGTTTGGAGCGTTATTGATGGCTGTTGAACAATATTTTGGCGTTGAACAAAAATTAGTGGAACGTGTACAATCCTTATTTCCTAATTTTACAGTTTTAACGCCATTTAACGTGGAAGATATGCTACAGGCGGTGAATGATGAATATAGCATTAGCATTATTTATCATGATGACCGTATCGCAGATGGTGGCAATAGTGGCACGCTCAATAGTTGTTATCAACAATGGCTTGTGGTGTTGTCATTGCACGATGCTCAAGCACAATTACAACAAACCAATACCATTCGCAGTACGGCTGACCCATTGATTAAAAAACTGTTGCAAGGATTACAAGGTTTTAATCCGCAATTAGATGGCTATCGTCAATTTAAACGTGCGAATAGCCCTGTGAGAGTGGGTAGTCAATCCAGTTTTGCGTATTTTCCATTTTTATTTGAAATTCAGATGTTTATTTGATGTAATCAACCGTCCGAAAGGGCGGTTTTTTTTATTGGAGTTGAAAAGATGGCTTATGCAAGTTATCAAGGCAAGTTATACCTTGCAAAAATTGTAGCAGGCATTGTACAAGCAATGCGTGAAGTGGGCAACGCCCCTGAATTTGTCGTTGAGACTGATAGTGAAGTCTTTGAGCATAAAGAAAGTATGACAGGGCAACGTACTACTGATTTTACTATGACCAAAACTAAAAGTGTCAAGGTATCAGCAACATTGGAAGATTTTAACCGTGAAAATTTGGCGTTGGCGGTGAGCGGTAATATCGTATCCGTTAAACCAGAGCCGATTAGCAATCATGTTTTTGGCACGGTTAAAGTGGGCGATATGGTTAAATTGAAAGGGTTTAATGTTACTAGCGTTACCATTAAAGACAGTACAGGTTCAGCCAAAACGTTGGAAAAAGATACGCATTATACGCTTGATGAAAAATTGGGCAAGGTGGTATTTAAAAATATTGATGGTTTTAAACAGCCATTTATCGCTGAATATACCACTGGTGCGGTCGAAGTAACCACAATTATGAGTGCGGACGATGATGAATATCAACTGTACTTTGAAGGTGTGAATACCGTTACTGGCGAAGATGTTATCCTTGAATTATGGCGATTGAAAAAGCAAGCTAAAGGGTCTATTCCGTTTATTCATGAAGAATTGGGTAAAATTGAATTGGCTGGTGATGCCTTGTCGGATAAGACAAAACAAAATGACCCGTCATTGGGGTTATTTGGACGTGTAACGGTATTACCTAAAACTGCTTAAAAGCAAAAATCCCTGTTATTGGTCGTAACAGGGATTTTTTTATGTGTAAATTTAGCAAACTACAGGTAAATTATATATTATGTCTGAAATTATTGCAATGGTGGTAGGAATGCTTGAAAAGTATGAAAACTCTCCAAAAGTACGTTTTTTAATAAATTGGCTTGTGATTTGCTTAACAATATTTGTTTTAGGTCATTTTATCTCTGCGGTTAAGTGGTGGTAATATGAGCGATTTTCAGCAAGTAACAAACAATCCAGTTTATCATGCTTTTTTTATTGGCGATAAGGTGATGGATTGTTATGTATCGCAATTTAAAATGAAAGACTTGGAGTATTGGCTTGGTGCGGTGGTTGATATTACTGAGCAGTTACAAACTGATATTTCAAGTCTGATTGCTACACATTTAAATCAGTTGCAAGCAATGGTTTATTTGTGTGTTGATTTTGTGGATACGGCTAAATTGGCAGATTTAGAATTAAATGCTACTGAGTTTATTCGCTTGGTGCAATGTGTTGTTGATGTGAATAGTGCATATTTTAAGCATATTCAACAACAAAACAAAACTAAAAGAAATCAAAAAGATGATGATAATTCATGGTTTACCTCATTTCAGCTTTTGATTAGTCACGGACATAGCTTAGATAGTGTGCAAAATATGGGCTTTGGGCAGTTTTTAGGCTTTGTAAAGGCGGTACAAGATGAGCAAAAACGCCATGCAAAAATGCAGTTTAATGTTATGCGTATGGCGTTTCACGGCGGTAAAACTGATGTAGAAAAGTTTTTACGGTCTTTGGAGTAAAAATCCACATTATTGTGGATTTTGTAGCTGTTGTGCATACTCAAGCAATGCCATTTTAATTGCCATCGCCTTAGAACAATCTTGATGAGCCATAATTTTATTCAAAGCTTCTAAAATTTCAGGCTCAGTATGACTAATCACTAAAGCAATATTAGCAAGGGCTTTATTACGATAGTTATTAGTTGCTTTTTGACGTGCGTTACTCATAAAATATCTCTTGATTTTTTCATATTAATACAATAATATATAAAGAACAGGTTATAAAGTGCTGTAACACCTTATAACCTTCAGTCAAGTTATTAGCAGTAACTTAACTGGCTTATTGCTTAGTAAACATTATTGCTAATGAGTAATAAGACAATAAGGACAATGAACTTAATGACGTACTTCATTGTCTGTTCCTTATGGTTTATGGCGTAAGCGTTGGTTTACGCCTTACCAATCTAACAACCCTTGCTAGATAAATATATTGTATACTAGAATACACAAAAGTCAAGTAAATTTATGAATTTATTTGACTTTTTTATTGTTATATTGTGTTCTTTTCAAAAATAAAGAACTGGTTTATAATCAGTTTTTTCAGCTTTTAGGTGTAAAAATGCAAGAACAGCAAGTAGAATTAATTATCCACATCAAAAACCACGCTCCTATAGAAGTTTTAGATTTTACACAAACGATGTCAAGTTTTGCACTTGAATATAATCATCACACTAAAACTGATGATTTTAAATTATACATCAAAGAAGTAAAATCAGGCTCCATTATTGCGAGTTTAGTTGCGATTGCACCCAATATATTGCCTTTTGCTGAACACGCTAATAGCATTATTGAATTTGCCACTCATCTCAAAAATGCTTTTGGACGTTTAAAAGGAGAACAGAATAATGCACAACTTGATGTAACCACCTTACAGAACTTAACACGATTAGTTGAACCGATTGCCAAAGACAATAATGCAGTTATGAATATCCAAACTGTTAATATCTATGGCAATGTCAATGACAGCTTTAATGTGAATAGCTTAGATGCGAATGCCATTCAAAACAATGCATGACGTGAAATGGAAAATCTGAAAGAACCTATCTCCGCCTACCAGTACCAAGTGGTTTTGTATTTCTCACAAGCTCGTGGCGATAACAAAAAAGGTGATAAAGGTATTATTGAATTTATCAGTAAAAAAGAAGTAAAAGTCGCTTTTGATAGTCAAGAACTCAAAAGTCGTATGATTATTGATGTGGATTACAATATTTTTGATAAGGCGTATATCGTTGATGTTAAAGTGCAAACAGTCAATGATAAACCAATCTTGTATACCATCACGGACTTTCATGAAGCGATTGATTTAGAGACTTGACAAAATATAAAAGGTGGGGTATGATATAACCACTACTAAATATCAAGCGGAAAATTCACACCGTCATCGTGATTTTTTTGTGTCTAAAATTTGCTTAAAATAGCGTTGCTCAAATTTGAGAAACGGTAAATAGCAAAACAAAATTCGTCTTTTATGACGGGTTGATAGGGGTAAATACAATACCGAAAGGAAATAGCCCCAGCCGTCTTGATACGGTAGTTGAAACCCGTTGCCCTATATGGCAACATTCATTAACTAAATATCAAGGGGTTCATTATGAACTTAACCATTTCAAACCAAACAATTAGCCAATACAACGGCTTATTCTCTCTTAACGATTTACACAAAGTTTCTGGTAATGCGAGTAAACATAAACCAACGAACTTTTTACGCAATGAACAAACCAAAGACTTAATCGCTGAAATTGAAAGTGAAAATCAAATTGCTTATCATACCATACAAGGTGGCGATGTTAAAACTGTGAAACAAGGCACTTATGTTTGCCGTGAATTGGTTTACGCTTATGCCATGTGGATTTCTGCAAAATTCTCTTTAATGGTGATCCGTGCCTTTGATGCGTTAAATACTGGTGCTATTTCTTGCCTACCTAAACTCTCATCAGACGATACACTCCAACTCCGCAATGCGGTAAACTTAGCGACTGGCGTACTCAAGTTAGATTATTCAACCATCTATAAAATGGTTCATCAGCGTTTTGGCGTGGACGAAATCAAAGAATTAAGCCGTGAACAAATTGGGCAAGCTGTGGAATATGTTCATCATCTCATGGTGTAAAATGATAATACATATAAACTCCCAGAACAGCCTTATTTTTTAAATATTCATATTGCTCGTGAGTTTGATGCTCGTCTTAAACATATTTTTGATTTGGCTAGTTTAATTGATGGCAATAAAATCGCTCAATTATTGCAACAGCGTGCCAAAGATTTAAATAAGTTTATGGTGCAATTTCAGCATAAGTAATTATTGTTAAATTTTAGTAAAACCCTGCACGGTTCGCCGTGTGGGGTTTTGGATATGCTGAATTTTTGGCTTGATTTTTTTATTACATTATGTAATTATGTGTTACAATGAATAAGTTAATGATATTGGATTCATATTTAAATGAGTAATCGTTGTGTAAAATGTCATAATTGTGGGCATGTTGGATATTCTATCTCTAAGGGCAATATTTTTATTTTAATTGCCTTAGCATGTTTGGGGTTTATACCTGCTGTCATTTATTATTTCTGGTCAATCAGTGGTTTAGGACGTTGTTCAAATTGCCATAGCACAGCACTTGTACCATCAAATAGCTGCCCACCACAAGACAAACTAGACCCATTCCGTTTTATTGCGATGTGGGTATTGGCAATCGGTGTAACTTTTTTCATATTATTAGCTTATGGTCTTGGTAGTACCGTATGGCAACGTATTACTATGACTGATGAACAAAAACAAGCTATGATTCAGCATGAGAATTTTGAAAAATGCGTTAAACATGGGCAAGAATATTTAAAAGCTTATCCTGAAAAACTACCTGCTGAAATCAGAACTAAACATGAAAGCTTAATCCCTTATGAGCGATTCACTTATGTCCAAAATGTTTGTCGTCAGTCTAAAACAGAAACATTCCCACAATGAGCAACTTTAGCTAATTTTTTATCAATATACAAAGATAGTTACCGCCCAATAATGGGCGGTTTTTTATTTGGAGTAATTTATGTCTAAAGAGTTGAGTTTTAAGATTTTACTTGAAGCAGAAACAGGAAAATTTGTACAAGCAACAAAACAGAGTGAGCAGTCTGTTAAAGCGATGTTTGAGCAGATTAAACAGCAGTCAAAACAAACGAGTCAAGAGTTTAATGAGCTAGCTGATGAATTTAATCAAAGCTCATCATCAATCACTAAAATCGAACGTAATTTAAGTCAGCTCAACCAAGAAATGCGAAATGTAGGTACGGCATCGGAGCAAGCTCGTAGCTCGATTGAAAAAGCGGTTACAGGTTTAGGAACAGTACAAAACGCACTCGGTGCGATTGGTATTGGAGCAACGGCAATGGAAATTGCTAATACTGCTGATGCCTATGCAGGCATGACTGCTCGTATTAAATTAGCCATTGGCGAACATGGTAATCTCGAACAAGCCATGCAAAATGTACAGCAAATCGCCATTGATACCACATCAAACCTTGAAGAAACGGCTAATTTATATGCAAAACTATCTAACATTGGCAAAGAAATTCAATTATCCAATAACGATGTTTTAACGCTGACGAAAACCATTAACCAAGCGATTGCCGTAAGTGGCGGTAGTGCCGAAACCGCTCAAGCAGGTATTCAACAGCTTGGACAAGCCTTGATGTCTGGTACATTGCGTGGCGATGAATTTAATAGTATGATGGAAAATTCGCCCCGTTTAGCTAGAGCCTTAGCTGATGGACTTAATGTGCCATTAGGCAAATTAAGAGAGTTATCTAGTCAAGGCAAATTGACATCTGATGTAGTAACAAAAGCATTATTGAGCCAAGCGGAAACCATCAGTAAAGAATATGCCCAAATGCCAACCACCATCAGCGATGCAATGGAAAATCTTAAAACGCAATGGACGGTTTTTATTGGGGAAATGGACAAAGGTAGTGGTGCAAGTGCTAAAGTTGTACAAGCACTGACCTATGTATCACAAAATTTAATCGAAATTGCCGATACTGCCATGCTTGCAGGACAGGCATTTTTGGCGTGGAAATTGGGCAATATCGCTTATGAGTTTTATCAAAAATCCAAAGCGATACAAACAGCAAGCGTGGCAATTCAACAAGAAACCACAGCTGTCATTGCCAATACTCAAGCTCAACTTGCCAATGCGAGAGCCACACAACAAGCAAATATTGCTCAACAAGGCATGGCAGTACAAAGCACTAAAAATGCTCAAGCAATTAGCACTGCAACACAAGCCACAAGCACCAGTTTAATGGGCTTGGTTGGACGTTTGGGGCATTTAGGCATTGCTATTACTGCATTGGGAGCATTAGTTCCTACCGTATTGCAACCGATGGGCGAAGCTATTGGTGAAATAGCAGCAAAAACAGTGCTTGCACTAAATGGTGAAGAAGATGCATTAAAGAAATTAGAGCAACAACAACTTATTGAACAAAGAAATGCTGAGTTTTTAGCTAAACGTAAGCAAGAATATGCTCAAGCCTTAGCCAAAGTGCGTGAACAAAGTTTAGGCTTAAGTGCTGATAGTAAAAAATTAGTCGCTGATTTTGATGCGTTAAAAAATGCAGGTAAAGCCACAGGCGATGCCTTAAAAGAAGCATTTGATAAAGTCAATTTAGGCTCAACCAAAGGTATCAATGATTATGTAACCGCACTCAATGCCCTACAACAGCAAGGTAAAGCGACTGCTGATGAGATTAAAGCCAATCTCAAGCAAGCCATGTCAGGTCAAGATTTGATTGTATTTCAGACCAATGCAAAAGCAGCTTTTATGGGGACAGCTCAAGAAGCACAAAAAATGGCATTGATTACTGAACAAGCGATGATTTTAGCGGTTGAACGTACAGGATTAAGTTTTGAACAGCTGAAAGGACATGGCAGTCAAGCAAGCCGTGCATTGGTGAATGATACACAAATCATTATCAATAGCCTAGATCAGTTAAAAATGCAAGGTATTGATACAGGTATGGCTCTGAATGCGAGTTTTAGTAAAGCTATTCAAGGAGCTGAGACTGAACAGCAACTTGGGGCAATTCGTGGGCAAATCCGTCAGATGAAAACCGAATTGGGCGAAACAGTCAGCAACGGATTATTGCAACAAGTCGAACAACAAAGTCTTAAAATTAAGCAAAATTTAGACCAAGTCACTGCAGGCATTAACTCGGTCAATGAAGCATTTAGTGTATTTGGATTACGCTCCAGAGATGAAGCTAAATTGATGGCAGAAAACTATAGACAAGCATTTGAAAAGCTAAAAAATAGCGGACAAGCAACAACTGACCAATTGAAACAAGCCTTTCAACAG comes from Moraxella sp. ZY210820 and encodes:
- a CDS encoding DUF1320 domain-containing protein gives rise to the protein MYISRDDLMTLFGESEIIKLERNISFDNGIEATEQVIKNATEETNGYLAVRYNLPLGSVPERLKQCVAVIARYRLYKNKAPEQVQWDYEQEIKWLNQIASGKVMLMLGDDNPEPKPQAFSLSLERY
- a CDS encoding KilA-N domain-containing protein, which codes for MNLTISNQTISQYNGLFSLNDLHKVSGNASKHKPTNFLRNEQTKDLIAEIESENQIAYHTIQGGDVKTVKQGTYVCRELVYAYAMWISAKFSLMVIRAFDALNTGAISCLPKLSSDDTLQLRNAVNLATGVLKLDYSTIYKMVHQRFGVDEIKELSREQIGQAVEYVHHLMV
- a CDS encoding tape measure protein; the encoded protein is MSKELSFKILLEAETGKFVQATKQSEQSVKAMFEQIKQQSKQTSQEFNELADEFNQSSSSITKIERNLSQLNQEMRNVGTASEQARSSIEKAVTGLGTVQNALGAIGIGATAMEIANTADAYAGMTARIKLAIGEHGNLEQAMQNVQQIAIDTTSNLEETANLYAKLSNIGKEIQLSNNDVLTLTKTINQAIAVSGGSAETAQAGIQQLGQALMSGTLRGDEFNSMMENSPRLARALADGLNVPLGKLRELSSQGKLTSDVVTKALLSQAETISKEYAQMPTTISDAMENLKTQWTVFIGEMDKGSGASAKVVQALTYVSQNLIEIADTAMLAGQAFLAWKLGNIAYEFYQKSKAIQTASVAIQQETTAVIANTQAQLANARATQQANIAQQGMAVQSTKNAQAISTATQATSTSLMGLVGRLGHLGIAITALGALVPTVLQPMGEAIGEIAAKTVLALNGEEDALKKLEQQQLIEQRNAEFLAKRKQEYAQALAKVREQSLGLSADSKKLVADFDALKNAGKATGDALKEAFDKVNLGSTKGINDYVTALNALQQQGKATADEIKANLKQAMSGQDLIVFQTNAKAAFMGTAQEAQKMALITEQAMILAVERTGLSFEQLKGHGSQASRALVNDTQIIINSLDQLKMQGIDTGMALNASFSKAIQGAETEQQLGAIRGQIRQMKTELGETVSNGLLQQVEQQSLKIKQNLDQVTAGINSVNEAFSVFGLRSRDEAKLMAENYRQAFEKLKNSGQATTDQLKQAFQQYADVAIQANGGIADSALQSQGAMLGLSVKADETGKSIIENMQQASQSVNHLSNTAYNATGGFDALVKSAENAIAKSEEAIEKATQAGEKGGKLGTTTRTYYSIEAITNELKNKGYDDAQAYAKAQEVFYKASKQMLAWAGSNNLMKDLANNAINRHGVTAEAMYQAMKKAGEQAVAMNAQKALQEKQAQQQKELAEQVKQIAPTVSQPVTPHMTQSVDRVVKLQFDIGGKTAELMGTHDNANSLEAMFQQLEMLKRRS